GCGCCCGACCTGCCCGTGTGGGCGCAGTCCCGCGCGATGGACGAGGGCGCGCGCGCCGACTTCCTCGCGCGTTTCGTGCCGCAGGGCCGCGGCATCGGCTTCGCGGTGCTGGGCGGCGCGTTCGCCGAGGGCGTGGACCTGCCGGGCGACCGGCTGATCGGCGCGTTCATCGCCACGCTGGGGCTGCCGCAGGTCAACCCCGTCAACGAGACGCTGCGCGAACGGCTCGAGGCCTCGTTCGGCGATGGTTACGCGTACGCCTACCTGTACCCCGGCCTGCAGAAGGTGGTGCAGGCCGCGGGCCGCGTGATCCGCACGCCGGCCGACCAGGGCGTGGTGCACCTGATCGACGACCGCTTCACACGCCGGCAGGTACGCGAGTTGCTGCCGGGGTGGTGGCCGGTCGCCCGCCCCGTGCGCAGCCGGCCCCCTCCCGAACCGGTGCAGGAAGACCCCGCATGAAGATCGCCTCCTGGAACATCAACGGCATCCGGGCCCGCGAGCCGCTGCTGCTGCGCTGGCTCGCGGAATACGAGCCCGACGTGGTGTGTCTCCAGGAGCTGAAGGCGCCCGACGACGCATTCCCGGAAGACGCGATCAACAAGGCCGGCTACGGCGCGCTGTGGCGCGGCCAGAAGGCCTGGAACGGCGTGGCCATCCTCGCGCGCGATGCGCAGCCCATCGAAATCCGTCGCGAGCTGCCCGGCGATCCCGACGACGTGGAGGCACGGTACCTCGAGGCGGCCGTGGAGGGCATGATCGTCGTGTCGCTGTACCTGCCCAACGGCAACCCGCAGCCGGGCCCGAAGTTCGACAAGAAGAACCAGTGGTTCGACCGGATGGTGCGCCACGCGGCCTCGCTGCTCGACACCGACCTGCCGGTGGTGCTGGCCGGCGACTGGAACGTGGTGCCCACCGACTCGGTCGCCGACATCTACGACACACGTTCGTGGCTCGACGACGCGCTGCTGCAACCCGAGCCGCGGGCGGCGTGGCAGACGCTGCTGGCGCAGGGCTGGACCGATGCGATCCGGGCGCTGCATCCCGATGCCCCGCTCTACACGTTCTGGGACTACCTGCGGAACCGTTGGCCGCGGGATGCGGGGCTGCGCATCGATCACCTGCTGCTGAGCCGGCCGCTGGCGGACACGCTCAGTGCGTCGGGGGTCGACAAGGAAGTCCGGGGGTGGGAGCACACGAGCGACCATGCGCCGGTGTGGCTCACGCTCGGTTGAGGAAGAAGCTCGTCATCCCGGCGCAGGCCGGGACCCCGGCTGCATGTTCGAAGGCACAGGGTCCCGGCCTGCGCCGGGATGACAGGGCGCTTTCATGTGGCTTCTGCGCCAGCCACCTTCACCACCACCCCTCTGGCCTCCAGCTCCGGCCACGGCCGGTCCGTCACCAGCGTGTGCACCTGCGCCCAGTCCGCCACGTGGTACGGCGCCACCCCGCCCACCTTCGAGTGATCGGCCAGCACCAGGGTGCGGCGCGCGGCGCGGATCATCGCCTGCTTGAGCATCGCGTCGGGTTCCTCGCTGGCCGTGGCGCCGGCGTCGAGCGCCACCGCGCAGGCGCCGGGCACGGCCCAGTCGGCGCGGTGGTGGGCCAGCATCTGGCACGTGGCGTGGCCCCAGAACGCGCGCGCGTCGGGCTGCCACACGCCGCCCAGCACCACCAGTTGCACGAGCGGGTCGCGGTCGAACACGGCGGCGATGTCGAGCGAGTTGGTGATCACGGTGAGCGGCCGCACGGTGAGCGCGCGCGCCATCTCGAGCGTGGTGGAGCCGGCGTCGAGCACGACCGACTGGCCGGCCTCGATGAGTTCGGCCCCCAGGTGCCCGAGGCTCGACTTCACGTCCGCGAGCACGGCGGACCGCCCGCCGAAGCCGAGGCGCCGCGTGTCGATGGCCACCGCGCCGCCGTGCGTGCGCTGGAGCACACCGGCCTCCTGCAGTGCGTCGAGGTCGCGCCGGATCGTGTGCTCGGACACCTCGAGCAAACGAGCGAGTTCGAGCACCTCGACCCGGCCGTGCGCGTTCAGCCAGTCGACGATGCGGGCATGCCGTTCATGGGTGAAGCGGGGCGGGTTGGTGATGATCATGCATTCATTGTAATTGCTCGAATGTGCTCGATGCTGGTCGATTGCTTGCTCGAAACGAGCAAATACCCTAACATCCGCGCATGCCCGCCGCCAGCCTGACCCAGACACCGTCCCGCGTGTCCGCCGCCCACCGCGCCATCGCCGCGGTGTTCTTCTGCAACGGCCTCGGGTTCGCGAGCTGGGTGTCCCGCATCCCCGCCGTGCGCGACGGCATCGGGCTCGGCGAAGGGGAACTGGGCACCGCGCTGTTCGCGCTGGCCGCCGGTGCGATCGTGGCCTTCCGGCTGTCGGCCAAGGGCGCCGACATCCTCGGCACGCGGATGCAGCTGCTGCTCGCCGCGGCCCTCTATTGTTTCGCGCTGCCCCAGCCGGCGCTCGTCGGCTCGCACATCTCGCTCGCCGTCACGCTGTTCGTGTTCGGTGCGGCCAACGGCGCGGTCGACGTGACCATGAACGCACTCGGGGTCGAGGTCGAACGCCAGGCGGGCCGGCCGGTGATGTCGTCGCTGCACGGCATGTGGAGCGCGGGCGGCCTTTCGGGCGCCGTGCTCGGCAGCCTCGCGGCGCACCAGGGCCTGTCGCCCGCCGTGCACCTCACCCTCGTCGCGGTGCTGCTGGCCGGGGTGATGCTCGCGGTGCGGCCGTCGCTGCCCGAGGCCTCGCCCGCACACGACACGCCCGCGGCCAAGGGCCGCCCGGACGCCACGATGCTGCTGCTGGGCGCGATGGCGCTGTGCGCCTTCCTCGTCGAGGGTGCCATGGCCGACTGGAGCGCGGTGCTGCTGCGCGACACGCTGTCCACGAGCGAGGCCGTGGCCCCGTGGGGCTACGCCGCGTTCGCCGTCGCGATGACCGTGATGCGTTTCGCCGGAGACCGTGTCACGCTGAAGTTCGGCGCGGTCGGCGTGCTGCGTTTCGGCAACCTGCTCGGCGCCGTGGCGCTGGCGGCCGCACTCTTCACGCAGTCGCTCGGGCTCACGCTGTTCGCGTTCGTGCTGGCCGGTGTCAGCCTCGCCATCGTCGCGCCCGTGGTGTTCGCCACGGCCGGCCGCCGCAGCCGCACCACGCCGGGCCATGGCATCGCGCTGGTTGCGAGCGTGGGCTACGCCGGCTTCCTGCTGGGTCCGCCGGTCATCGGCTGGATCGCCTCGCTGGTCGGCCTCGGAACCGCGTTCGGTCTGCTCGTGGTGCTGATGGCGGCCCTCGCGGCGATGTCCGGACAGCTGCGCGAGCAGTGACCCTCGGGTCGTCGCGGTCGACGGTGGCAGGGCGCCGGACCACCGCCTAAAGTGCGCTCCAATGCCGCCGTCCGCGGCGAGGGAGCGAGGCCATGAAGAGCCTGTCGACGGTCCTGTGCACGGCCCTGCTGGCCTGTGCGCCCGCAGTGTCGGCCACGCCGCACTACACCTTGTCGCTGCTCCCCGAGCCACCCGACGGTGCGCTCGGCGTGCACGACCTCGGCGGCTTCAACAACGCGGGGCAGCTGGCGGCCACGTGGACCACCGCCGCCTTCGCGGCCCACCCGTACCTCTACACGCCGGGGACGGGTTTCGAGAGCCTGCTGCCACCCGGCCCGGCGCCCGGCGGGTTCGACGATTGGCGCATCTACGACCTGAACGACCGGGGCGTGGCAGTGGGCAACCGGATCGACCGGGCGTGGCAATACGCCCCGTCCGGCGGCGGCCCCGTGCCGGGAACGGCCGGTGTCGCCGACAGCGTCGCCTCGGCGATCAACGACGCGGGCCAGGTCGCCGGATGGGCCAACGGGGGCGGCTACCTGTACACCCCGGGCCAGGGTTCGGTGGCGCTGCCGGCCGACCGGTGGGCGATGGACATCAACAACACCGGCACCGTGCTGCTGGGCAGCCCCGGCGGGCCCCTGAGCACGCTGTATCGCTACGACATCGCGACGGCCGTCTCGACGCCGATCGCGATGGACCCGACGCTCGACCCGGCCAACCTCGCCGTGCTGAATGACCGCGGCGACGTGGTGGCCGGCCACGGCGTGCGCCTGAACCTCGGCGTGGCCATCTACCACCCCGACGGTACGTTCACGCGCCTGCCCGACATGTTCCCCGGCAGCGGCGAACTGGCGAGCGACATCAACAACGAGGGGTGGGTCGTGGGCCGGGCCATCCGCGAAGGCCCGGTTCCCGGGGACGACGTGCTGTTCCTCTACACCCCGGAGGGCGGCATGCAGGACCTCGTCGCGCTGATCGACCCGACCACGCTGCAGGGCTGGCAGAACCTCTCGCCACAGTTCATCAACGACCGCGGCGACATCGCCGGTCTGGGGTATTTCGACGGCGAGCGGCGGGTGTTCGTGCTGTCGTCCGTGGCGGCGCCGGTGCCCGAACCGGGGCTGGCGCTGCTCACCGGACTGGGCCTCTTCGGCGTGGTGGCCGGCGTGCGCCGCCGTCAGGCCGCCGCGGCCTCGCGCAACCGCGCGAACCACGCCGACTGCCCGGTCTTGTAGAGCTGGTACCAGGCCTCGAGCGCGTCGTCGTCGTACACCTCGAGCAGGCGGAAGATCTCGCGGGCGAACTCGAGCGGCGCCATGCCGGCCGCCGTGATCAGGTTGCCGTCCACCACCACCGGTTCGTCGAGGTACCAGTCGGCACCGTCGTAGCCCGTACCGTTCAGGTACGCGGCCGCGTTGCTCGTGTGCGGCCGGTCGTCGAGCAGGCCCGCTTTCGCGAGGCCCGCGGTGGCGCCGCAGATCGCGGCCACCGGCGCGCCCTGGTCGAGGAAGTCGGCGGCCTTGTTGACGGCCCACACGTGGGCGCCGTCGGCCTCCCAGCCGCGCCCGCCCGGCACGATCAGCATCGCGCTGTCGGCCGGCCGCAGCTGATCGAGGCCCAGGTCGGGCACCACGGTCAGGCCGCCCATCGACTGCACCACGGTGTCACGCTGCGCACCCACGGTGCGCACTTCGAACCGCCCCGGCTCGCGCTGGAAGTCGGGGTTGTTCAGGCCGGCGGTGGCGAACGCGGGCTCCCAGTCGGCGAACCCGTCGAAGACGTACAGATGCACGGTGGAACGCATCGGGTGATTCTTCCGGAATGGTGGAGGGATACGCGGGCAGGGGCATTCGGCGTGCCCGCGCGGGGTCACTTCGCCAGCGTGTCGAGGTCGATGGCGCCGGCCATCGCGCGGTAGCCGGTGTCGCCGGGGTGCAGGTGGTCGCCCGAGTCGAACGCGGGCCGCAGGCGCGCGGGGTGCGCCGGGTCGCGCAGCACGGCGTCGAAGTCGACCACCGCGTCGAAGGTGCCGCTCGTGCGGATCCAGTGGTTGACTGCCTGCCGCACGCGGTCCTTCGCGACGCTGTGGTGGCCTTCGAGCGGCGTGCCCTGCAGCGCGCCCTCGAACGGCGGCACCGTGGTGCCGATCACCCGCACGCCGTGCACGCGCGCACGTTCGGCCAGCTGCCGGTAGCCCGCGGCGAGGCGCTCGACGGTCATCGCCGCCTCGCCCGGGGCGAACGGGCCGCCCGGCCAGCCGATGTCGTTGGTGCCCAGGGCCACGATGACGGACCGCACCCCGGGCCACGCGAACACCTCGCGGTCGACCCGCGCGGACGCGCTGTCGCCCATGCCGTCGCGCAGCAGCCGTGCGCCCGAGATGCCCGCGTTCTGCACGGCCACGCCGCGTGGCGCGAGGCGTTCGGCCAGCACGTCGGGCCAGCGTCGGTCGGTGCCCGGGGTCGAACCGTTGCCGTCGGTGAGCGAGTCGCCCAGCACCACCACCGAGCCCGCGCCGCCCTCGACGAGCAGGCGGCTGACGAAGGCGCGCACGGGCATCGGCGTGGCGGCGGCGAACGTGGGGGCGGCCACCTGGTCGCCGTCGGCGGTGTAGCCGGTTTCGCGGGCATCCCAGTGGAACGTGGCCGGGGCGACGGGCCCCGGGAGGTGGAGCGACACGGCCACGCGGCCGAGCGCCGGCACCGCGAGGGCCACCGGATCGCTCACCGCTTCACCGCCGGCGGGGATC
This genomic stretch from Piscinibacter gummiphilus harbors:
- the xth gene encoding exodeoxyribonuclease III; its protein translation is MKIASWNINGIRAREPLLLRWLAEYEPDVVCLQELKAPDDAFPEDAINKAGYGALWRGQKAWNGVAILARDAQPIEIRRELPGDPDDVEARYLEAAVEGMIVVSLYLPNGNPQPGPKFDKKNQWFDRMVRHAASLLDTDLPVVLAGDWNVVPTDSVADIYDTRSWLDDALLQPEPRAAWQTLLAQGWTDAIRALHPDAPLYTFWDYLRNRWPRDAGLRIDHLLLSRPLADTLSASGVDKEVRGWEHTSDHAPVWLTLG
- a CDS encoding DeoR/GlpR family DNA-binding transcription regulator, with the protein product MIITNPPRFTHERHARIVDWLNAHGRVEVLELARLLEVSEHTIRRDLDALQEAGVLQRTHGGAVAIDTRRLGFGGRSAVLADVKSSLGHLGAELIEAGQSVVLDAGSTTLEMARALTVRPLTVITNSLDIAAVFDRDPLVQLVVLGGVWQPDARAFWGHATCQMLAHHRADWAVPGACAVALDAGATASEEPDAMLKQAMIRAARRTLVLADHSKVGGVAPYHVADWAQVHTLVTDRPWPELEARGVVVKVAGAEAT
- a CDS encoding MFS transporter, coding for MPAASLTQTPSRVSAAHRAIAAVFFCNGLGFASWVSRIPAVRDGIGLGEGELGTALFALAAGAIVAFRLSAKGADILGTRMQLLLAAALYCFALPQPALVGSHISLAVTLFVFGAANGAVDVTMNALGVEVERQAGRPVMSSLHGMWSAGGLSGAVLGSLAAHQGLSPAVHLTLVAVLLAGVMLAVRPSLPEASPAHDTPAAKGRPDATMLLLGAMALCAFLVEGAMADWSAVLLRDTLSTSEAVAPWGYAAFAVAMTVMRFAGDRVTLKFGAVGVLRFGNLLGAVALAAALFTQSLGLTLFAFVLAGVSLAIVAPVVFATAGRRSRTTPGHGIALVASVGYAGFLLGPPVIGWIASLVGLGTAFGLLVVLMAALAAMSGQLREQ
- a CDS encoding PEP-CTERM sorting domain-containing protein (PEP-CTERM proteins occur, often in large numbers, in the proteomes of bacteria that also encode an exosortase, a predicted intramembrane cysteine proteinase. The presence of a PEP-CTERM domain at a protein's C-terminus predicts cleavage within the sorting domain, followed by covalent anchoring to some some component of the (usually Gram-negative) cell surface. Many PEP-CTERM proteins exhibit an unusual sequence composition that includes large numbers of potential glycosylation sites. Expression of one such protein has been shown restore the ability of a bacterium to form floc, a type of biofilm.), which translates into the protein MKSLSTVLCTALLACAPAVSATPHYTLSLLPEPPDGALGVHDLGGFNNAGQLAATWTTAAFAAHPYLYTPGTGFESLLPPGPAPGGFDDWRIYDLNDRGVAVGNRIDRAWQYAPSGGGPVPGTAGVADSVASAINDAGQVAGWANGGGYLYTPGQGSVALPADRWAMDINNTGTVLLGSPGGPLSTLYRYDIATAVSTPIAMDPTLDPANLAVLNDRGDVVAGHGVRLNLGVAIYHPDGTFTRLPDMFPGSGELASDINNEGWVVGRAIREGPVPGDDVLFLYTPEGGMQDLVALIDPTTLQGWQNLSPQFINDRGDIAGLGYFDGERRVFVLSSVAAPVPEPGLALLTGLGLFGVVAGVRRRQAAAASRNRANHADCPVL
- a CDS encoding type 1 glutamine amidotransferase family protein, coding for MRSTVHLYVFDGFADWEPAFATAGLNNPDFQREPGRFEVRTVGAQRDTVVQSMGGLTVVPDLGLDQLRPADSAMLIVPGGRGWEADGAHVWAVNKAADFLDQGAPVAAICGATAGLAKAGLLDDRPHTSNAAAYLNGTGYDGADWYLDEPVVVDGNLITAAGMAPLEFAREIFRLLEVYDDDALEAWYQLYKTGQSAWFARLREAAAA
- a CDS encoding SGNH/GDSL hydrolase family protein, translating into MNTKALLLATTLAFSAAASAEGPWTGTWRASPQPLWSGNFVLPTMAPFQFVQQTLRQPMRVSLGGDRWRVVVSNTYGTQPLRIGAAAFARSAGGVAIDPDASRRLTFGGQPGVEIPAGGEAVSDPVALAVPALGRVAVSLHLPGPVAPATFHWDARETGYTADGDQVAAPTFAAATPMPVRAFVSRLLVEGGAGSVVVLGDSLTDGNGSTPGTDRRWPDVLAERLAPRGVAVQNAGISGARLLRDGMGDSASARVDREVFAWPGVRSVIVALGTNDIGWPGGPFAPGEAAMTVERLAAGYRQLAERARVHGVRVIGTTVPPFEGALQGTPLEGHHSVAKDRVRQAVNHWIRTSGTFDAVVDFDAVLRDPAHPARLRPAFDSGDHLHPGDTGYRAMAGAIDLDTLAK